From the Gallaecimonas kandeliae genome, one window contains:
- a CDS encoding S8 family serine peptidase, whose amino-acid sequence MKLKSLTLATLSALYSAGVATTVLAAPSMATGAAPVAKLQEMKLPSAEFMAQQQLRNKTSGNAVKRNNGQNIQLKRNTIADKFKASKADAQGEHDYIVELYGDTVIEQQRAMLVQQVASGAIPAKTLNDASAMRVTGAALRSPTAASQQLKVTQGQDSVLSAASALIGRQLDPKLRYTKVLNGFSLKMTQAEAQRMASLPQVKRITKNQMYHLQTDYGPIHIGADKVWSGDNVTNTPYQGEGMVVGIVDTGINTDHPSFQPTGDDGYTVQNPLGHGNYLGDCTQAEFADRCNDKLIGVFSYERITDAYSADAFQDPSKPWYEPNVEIRPRFGEDYVGHGSHTASTVAGNVIKNAPFQAASPTATGHGIDTGFTFDRVSGMAPHANIVAFQVCFPGESGDPYAGCPGDAILAGIEDAVATGVDVINFSIGGQESSPWESPMEQAFLQAHEAGIAVAVAAGNSGQNASGNEVFGYIDHSSPWLVNVAAASDGRNIGVVGKSLTNFDSDSTMYVPTTISGGSLSGGIVGDVVYAKNYPDPDTSDAFGPETCNVPFPAGTFQPTDIVVCDRGDIARKAKADNVKAGGAGGFVLANMSYDTSSPDGMIFNDIYSLPGIQISAGDAYYLKNWLADGSYHKGEITASHVERTIDENQADILASFSSRGPSYYAPEHLIPMITAPGVNIYAANSDDQPFTMGPNASDWTIMSGTSMASPHVAGAMTLVRQAHPDWTVSEVQSAMQMTSVQDVRYLPNPWSPLQDADIYRAGSGRVDVNAAVNSGLLMDESVENFRNADPANGGVVHNLNLPELVNMHCAESCTWVRTFKATRDGSWTVEPKTGEFSFQLEATPSSFSLKAGQTQSVVFTAKILNSQAKNYNSESEVHGSVRLVPDQPDIPSVFMPVAVTFDNRNLPDSVGFTSNRDQGIHNLGNLMLPQADAPVYSAATPVKAQLREVTLPQSVNYCSFACSHVPDASTDVTTIDVPEGASRLMVEVLARTATTIKGAANMWMAGDADVFIGYDANGDGQPDWDSEAICMSTSEGITDYCNINNPQPGKYWVVISNYQHNFIDPANTFDTYKVASAVVGKDGSNALTAEGPAMLDGLTPADVKLNWDLPDAVKGDVYYSMLTVGSDASQPANIAQIPVRIERGNNDVTLEGSQTQARAGDVIDMHLHVMENLDGYDHDINISSTLPGNLALVPGSVKLSKAINAEGLEETDNGFTLTSNQPNSADWQRGYKVTTSDNDPLCHMPNYGQADRNYVNLWDFGFRPQIGGEWNDNTVVPLSWYYGDGAYATVFHNFDQTARFPNLTISPMGYLQLDEMPLFYPEALPADYQGFPDAFIAPFMRGIAVTESGIDWSQLHTPLNVDLFSEANTSGISMGFTADGTVIMEWDKARTYMQEASGGIGIGIGSVGASPQSSGWVDVDRDDSYDFETVYNLNYRYGDGQYEVIMGYQNIDFGTQGGQGSIGIHGFEGYRGSFGPEGDYLGSQYALDNLKDKVKSDLAVCYDYVGPESSQFDIDFQVMVKNDASGTEEPIKVNVDRSGLPTETLEHNLNVPSNITVGAIGDQTIAEDTQLDGLMVAYSDENQVANIITVSGDHVTGVANGNTPGSTVTIVPEANFNGTTTVTITVADSKNPSDAASTSFALNVTPVADAPLANAGSTVTITEGDSATLDGSASVDPDGGVLSYSWTGSDGSISNGDQAVASVSGLSAGDHSFTLTVSNANGSSSANMTVHVNGKSGGGGAGGLLLLLAAPLAWLRRRKAA is encoded by the coding sequence GTGAAACTCAAGTCCCTTACCCTGGCGACTTTGTCAGCGCTTTACAGCGCCGGCGTCGCTACTACTGTGCTGGCTGCACCCAGCATGGCGACGGGCGCAGCGCCTGTCGCCAAGCTCCAGGAAATGAAGCTGCCCAGCGCCGAATTCATGGCCCAGCAGCAGCTGCGCAACAAGACCAGCGGTAACGCCGTCAAGCGCAATAACGGCCAGAACATCCAGCTCAAGCGCAATACCATCGCCGACAAGTTCAAGGCCTCCAAGGCCGATGCCCAGGGCGAGCACGACTACATCGTTGAGCTGTACGGTGATACTGTCATCGAACAGCAGCGCGCCATGCTGGTTCAGCAGGTCGCCAGCGGTGCCATCCCCGCCAAGACCCTGAACGATGCCAGCGCCATGCGCGTCACAGGTGCCGCCCTGCGCAGCCCCACCGCCGCCAGCCAGCAGCTCAAGGTCACCCAGGGCCAGGACAGCGTACTGTCCGCCGCCAGCGCCCTGATCGGCCGTCAGCTGGATCCCAAGCTGCGTTATACCAAGGTGCTGAACGGCTTCAGCCTCAAGATGACCCAGGCCGAGGCCCAACGCATGGCCAGCCTGCCTCAGGTCAAGCGCATCACCAAGAACCAGATGTACCACCTGCAGACCGACTACGGCCCCATCCATATCGGTGCCGACAAGGTCTGGAGCGGTGACAACGTCACCAACACCCCTTACCAGGGTGAAGGCATGGTCGTCGGTATCGTCGATACGGGTATCAACACCGACCACCCCAGCTTCCAGCCCACTGGTGACGACGGTTATACCGTCCAAAACCCACTGGGCCACGGCAACTACCTGGGCGACTGTACCCAGGCTGAGTTTGCCGACCGCTGTAACGACAAGCTGATCGGTGTCTTCAGTTACGAGAGGATCACCGACGCCTATTCCGCCGACGCATTCCAGGATCCGTCCAAACCCTGGTACGAGCCCAACGTCGAAATTCGCCCCCGCTTCGGTGAGGATTACGTAGGCCACGGCTCCCACACCGCCAGTACCGTCGCCGGTAACGTCATCAAGAACGCCCCCTTCCAGGCGGCGAGCCCCACAGCCACCGGCCACGGTATTGACACCGGCTTCACCTTCGACCGCGTTTCCGGCATGGCGCCCCACGCCAACATCGTCGCCTTCCAGGTCTGTTTCCCCGGCGAAAGTGGCGACCCCTACGCCGGCTGTCCCGGTGACGCCATCCTGGCCGGTATCGAAGACGCTGTCGCCACCGGCGTCGACGTCATCAACTTCTCCATCGGTGGTCAGGAAAGCTCTCCCTGGGAAAGCCCCATGGAACAGGCCTTCCTGCAGGCCCACGAAGCCGGCATCGCCGTGGCCGTGGCCGCCGGCAACTCCGGCCAGAATGCCAGCGGCAACGAGGTCTTCGGTTACATCGATCACAGCTCTCCCTGGCTGGTCAACGTGGCCGCCGCTTCCGACGGCCGCAACATCGGCGTGGTGGGCAAGAGCCTGACCAACTTCGACAGCGACAGTACTATGTATGTCCCCACTACCATCAGTGGCGGCAGCCTGAGCGGCGGCATAGTCGGTGACGTCGTCTACGCCAAGAACTACCCCGACCCGGACACCAGCGACGCCTTTGGGCCCGAGACCTGTAACGTGCCTTTCCCGGCCGGTACCTTCCAGCCTACCGACATCGTCGTCTGTGACCGCGGCGACATCGCCCGCAAGGCCAAGGCCGACAACGTCAAGGCCGGTGGCGCCGGCGGTTTCGTGCTGGCCAACATGAGCTACGACACCAGCTCGCCTGACGGCATGATCTTCAACGACATCTACTCGTTGCCGGGCATCCAGATCAGCGCCGGCGACGCCTATTACCTGAAGAACTGGCTGGCCGACGGCAGCTACCACAAGGGCGAGATCACCGCTTCCCACGTGGAGCGGACCATAGACGAGAACCAAGCCGACATCCTGGCCAGCTTCTCGTCCCGTGGCCCCAGCTACTATGCGCCCGAGCACCTGATCCCCATGATCACGGCGCCCGGAGTCAACATCTACGCCGCCAACTCCGACGATCAACCCTTCACCATGGGCCCCAACGCCAGCGACTGGACCATCATGAGCGGTACCTCCATGGCCAGCCCCCATGTGGCCGGTGCCATGACCCTGGTGCGCCAGGCCCACCCGGACTGGACCGTCTCGGAAGTGCAGAGCGCCATGCAGATGACCTCAGTCCAGGACGTCCGCTACCTGCCCAATCCCTGGTCCCCCCTGCAGGATGCCGACATCTACCGCGCCGGTTCCGGCCGGGTGGACGTCAACGCCGCCGTCAACAGCGGCCTGCTGATGGACGAGTCCGTGGAGAACTTCCGCAATGCCGACCCGGCCAACGGCGGTGTGGTGCACAACCTCAACCTGCCCGAACTGGTCAACATGCACTGCGCCGAGAGCTGCACCTGGGTCCGTACCTTCAAGGCCACTCGCGACGGTTCCTGGACTGTGGAGCCCAAGACCGGCGAGTTCAGCTTTCAGCTGGAAGCCACGCCCTCCAGCTTCAGCCTCAAGGCCGGCCAGACCCAGTCTGTGGTCTTTACCGCCAAGATCCTCAACAGCCAAGCCAAGAACTACAATTCCGAGTCCGAGGTTCACGGCTCGGTGCGCCTGGTACCCGACCAGCCGGATATCCCCTCCGTGTTCATGCCGGTGGCTGTCACCTTCGACAACCGCAACCTGCCTGACAGCGTTGGCTTTACCAGCAACCGTGACCAGGGTATCCACAACCTCGGCAACCTGATGCTGCCGCAGGCGGACGCCCCTGTGTACAGCGCCGCCACCCCGGTCAAGGCCCAGCTGCGGGAAGTGACCCTGCCTCAGTCCGTTAACTATTGCAGCTTTGCCTGTAGCCATGTACCGGACGCCTCCACCGACGTCACCACCATCGACGTGCCTGAAGGTGCCTCCCGCCTGATGGTGGAAGTGCTGGCCCGCACCGCCACTACCATCAAGGGCGCCGCCAACATGTGGATGGCCGGTGACGCCGACGTCTTCATAGGTTACGACGCCAATGGTGACGGCCAGCCCGACTGGGACAGCGAAGCCATCTGCATGTCCACCTCCGAGGGCATCACCGACTACTGCAACATCAACAACCCCCAGCCCGGCAAGTACTGGGTGGTGATCAGCAACTATCAGCACAACTTCATTGACCCGGCCAACACCTTCGACACCTACAAGGTAGCCAGCGCCGTTGTCGGCAAGGACGGCTCCAACGCCCTGACCGCCGAAGGCCCCGCCATGCTGGACGGCCTGACCCCGGCCGACGTCAAGCTGAACTGGGACCTGCCGGACGCCGTCAAGGGTGACGTCTACTACTCCATGCTGACCGTGGGCAGTGATGCCAGCCAGCCGGCCAACATCGCCCAGATCCCGGTGCGCATCGAGCGTGGCAACAACGATGTGACCCTGGAAGGCTCCCAGACCCAGGCCCGTGCCGGTGACGTCATCGACATGCACCTGCATGTGATGGAAAACCTCGACGGTTACGACCACGACATCAACATCAGCTCCACGCTGCCGGGCAACCTGGCCCTGGTGCCCGGCTCGGTGAAGCTGTCCAAGGCCATCAACGCCGAGGGCCTGGAGGAGACCGACAACGGCTTCACCCTGACCTCCAACCAGCCCAACAGCGCCGACTGGCAGCGTGGCTACAAGGTCACCACCAGCGACAACGACCCCCTGTGCCATATGCCCAACTACGGCCAGGCGGATCGCAACTACGTGAACCTCTGGGACTTCGGCTTTAGGCCGCAGATCGGTGGCGAGTGGAACGACAACACTGTAGTGCCGTTGAGCTGGTACTACGGTGATGGCGCTTATGCCACCGTCTTCCACAACTTCGACCAGACCGCCAGGTTCCCGAACCTGACCATCAGCCCCATGGGCTACCTGCAACTGGACGAGATGCCGCTGTTCTATCCGGAGGCCCTGCCCGCGGATTACCAGGGCTTCCCGGATGCCTTCATCGCGCCCTTCATGCGCGGTATCGCCGTGACCGAGAGCGGTATCGACTGGAGCCAGCTCCATACCCCGCTGAATGTCGACCTCTTCTCCGAGGCCAATACTTCCGGTATCAGCATGGGCTTCACCGCCGACGGCACCGTCATCATGGAATGGGACAAGGCCCGTACCTATATGCAGGAGGCCTCCGGTGGCATCGGCATCGGCATCGGCTCGGTGGGCGCCAGCCCGCAGTCCAGCGGCTGGGTGGACGTGGACCGTGACGACAGCTACGACTTCGAAACCGTCTACAACCTCAACTACCGCTACGGCGACGGCCAGTACGAAGTGATCATGGGTTACCAGAACATCGACTTCGGCACCCAAGGCGGCCAGGGCTCCATCGGCATCCACGGCTTTGAAGGCTACCGCGGCTCCTTCGGCCCCGAAGGCGATTACCTGGGCAGCCAGTACGCCCTGGACAACCTCAAGGACAAGGTCAAGAGCGATCTCGCCGTCTGTTACGACTACGTAGGCCCCGAGAGCAGCCAGTTCGACATCGACTTCCAGGTCATGGTGAAGAACGACGCTTCCGGTACCGAAGAGCCGATCAAGGTCAACGTCGACCGCAGCGGCCTGCCCACCGAGACGTTGGAGCACAACCTCAACGTGCCTTCCAACATCACTGTGGGCGCCATCGGTGACCAGACCATCGCCGAGGACACCCAGCTGGACGGCCTGATGGTGGCTTACTCCGACGAGAACCAGGTCGCCAACATCATCACTGTCTCTGGCGATCATGTGACCGGCGTGGCCAACGGCAACACCCCTGGCTCTACTGTCACTATCGTGCCCGAAGCCAACTTCAACGGCACCACCACCGTCACCATCACGGTGGCCGACAGCAAGAACCCCAGCGACGCGGCCAGCACCAGCTTCGCGCTGAACGTGACCCCGGTGGCCGACGCCCCCCTGGCCAACGCCGGCAGCACCGTCACCATCACCGAAGGGGACAGCGCCACCCTGGACGGCTCCGCTTCCGTGGATCCGGACGGCGGCGTGCTGAGTTACAGCTGGACAGGCAGCGACGGCAGCATCAGCAACGGTGACCAAGCCGTGGCCAGCGTCTCCGGCCTGAGCGCCGGTGACCACAGCTTCACCTTGACCGTCAGCAACGCCAACGGCTCCAGCTCCGCCAACATGACTGTCCACGTCAACGGCAAGTCTGGTGGCGGTGGTGCCGGCGGCCTGCTGTTACTGCTGGCAGCGCCCCTGGCCTGGTTGCGCCGCCGCAAGGCAGCCTAA
- a CDS encoding sensor domain-containing diguanylate cyclase: MISPSEHPQEAQRLRALHGLGLLDSAAEARFDRLTRIAMTLFEAPYAFFSLVDAKRQWFKSKQGLTIKETPRDLSFCGHTLLQEDGLLVVPDALEDDRFRDNPLVLAQPGIRFYAGHVIRAKNGLPVGSLCVCDAQPRQPTAAQLGALHDLAATLEDLLAATETSLVDELTGVYNRRGLLLQGPVSLEFSARTGRPLCALVFDLTDFKAINDSFGHSQGDQALRLFVQGLQSFTRSTDVLGRLGGDEFALLLSDAFEVQARALVRSLERQLRQLAEEQRLCHGIHFDAGLVQYDPRVHDSLQDLLAEADGLMYECKRAKQ, translated from the coding sequence ATGATCAGCCCCTCAGAGCATCCCCAGGAAGCACAGCGACTGCGCGCCCTTCATGGCCTTGGCCTGCTGGACAGCGCCGCCGAAGCGCGTTTCGATCGCCTGACCCGCATCGCCATGACCCTGTTCGAGGCCCCCTACGCCTTTTTCAGCCTGGTGGACGCCAAGCGCCAATGGTTCAAGTCCAAGCAGGGTCTGACCATCAAGGAAACCCCCAGGGATCTCTCCTTTTGTGGCCATACCCTGCTGCAGGAAGACGGCTTGCTGGTGGTGCCGGATGCCCTGGAAGACGACAGGTTTAGGGACAATCCCCTGGTCTTGGCCCAGCCCGGTATCCGCTTTTACGCCGGCCATGTGATCAGGGCGAAAAACGGCCTGCCGGTGGGCTCCCTCTGTGTCTGTGACGCCCAGCCCAGGCAGCCGACGGCCGCCCAACTGGGAGCCTTGCACGACCTGGCCGCCACCCTGGAAGACCTGCTTGCCGCGACCGAGACCAGCCTGGTGGACGAGCTGACCGGCGTCTACAACCGCCGGGGCCTGTTGCTGCAGGGGCCCGTCAGCCTGGAGTTCAGCGCCCGTACCGGGCGCCCCCTCTGCGCCCTGGTCTTCGACCTCACCGACTTCAAGGCCATCAACGACAGCTTCGGCCACAGCCAGGGTGATCAGGCCTTGCGGCTCTTCGTGCAGGGGCTGCAGTCCTTTACCCGCAGTACCGACGTCCTGGGGCGCCTGGGGGGAGACGAGTTCGCGTTGCTGCTCAGCGATGCCTTCGAGGTGCAGGCCAGGGCGCTGGTGCGCAGCCTGGAACGGCAGCTGCGCCAACTGGCCGAGGAACAACGGCTGTGCCATGGCATTCACTTCGACGCCGGCCTGGTGCAGTACGACCCTCGGGTCCACGATTCCCTGCAGGACCTCTTGGCCGAGGCCGACGGCCTGATGTACGAGTGCAAGAGGGCCAAGCAATAG
- a CDS encoding metal ABC transporter substrate-binding protein, whose amino-acid sequence MKVFKYLALPLLMAAAGAQAKVQIFACEPEWAAVAVEVGGDKVEAFAATTGLQDPHHIQARPSLIAKVRDADMVACTGADLEVGWLPLLLQRASNPDLQKGKPGYFMAANYVRLLGIPKQIDRSQGDVHAAGNPHIQTSPANMLPVARAMAEHLGQLDPANTGYYQQRLGDFEGRWKEAMKKWKAETRPLRHAMVVVHHESWLYLEDWLKLNQVATLEDKPGIPPTSGHLAQILTQMKEQPAKVIIHAAYQSEKPAQWLADKTGIPTVTLPFTIGGTPEAKDLFSLYDDTFKRLLAAVKS is encoded by the coding sequence ATGAAAGTCTTCAAATACCTCGCCCTGCCCCTGTTGATGGCCGCCGCCGGTGCCCAGGCCAAGGTGCAGATCTTTGCCTGTGAACCCGAGTGGGCCGCAGTGGCCGTTGAGGTGGGTGGTGACAAGGTGGAGGCCTTCGCCGCCACCACTGGCCTGCAGGACCCCCACCATATCCAGGCTCGTCCCAGCCTGATCGCCAAGGTCCGTGACGCCGACATGGTGGCCTGTACCGGCGCCGACCTGGAGGTGGGCTGGCTGCCGCTGCTGCTGCAAAGGGCTTCCAACCCCGACCTGCAGAAGGGCAAGCCCGGCTACTTCATGGCCGCCAACTACGTGCGCCTGCTGGGCATTCCCAAGCAGATCGACCGCAGCCAGGGCGACGTCCATGCCGCCGGCAACCCCCACATCCAGACCAGCCCGGCCAACATGCTGCCGGTGGCCCGCGCCATGGCCGAGCACCTGGGCCAGCTGGACCCGGCCAACACCGGCTACTACCAGCAGCGCCTGGGCGACTTCGAAGGCCGCTGGAAAGAAGCCATGAAGAAGTGGAAGGCCGAGACCAGGCCGCTGCGCCACGCCATGGTGGTGGTGCACCACGAGAGCTGGCTCTACCTGGAAGACTGGCTGAAGCTCAACCAGGTGGCGACCCTGGAAGACAAGCCCGGCATTCCACCCACCAGCGGTCACCTGGCCCAGATCCTCACCCAGATGAAGGAGCAGCCGGCCAAGGTCATCATCCACGCCGCCTACCAGAGCGAGAAGCCGGCCCAGTGGCTGGCGGACAAGACCGGCATACCCACCGTGACCCTGCCTTTCACCATCGGCGGCACGCCAGAGGCCAAGGATCTGTTCAGCCTCTATGACGACACCTTCAAGCGGCTGCTGGCGGCGGTGAAGTCATGA
- a CDS encoding metal ABC transporter permease: protein MNWAALDLSILGPALVAGLLVVATHVPLGRSVLSRGIIFIDLAIAQIAGLGVIAANVFGWETDGWMIQVAAVSAAMLGALFLHWTEKRFPEIQEALIGVVFALGATMGLLLLANNPHGGEELKDLLVGQILWVSFSQLIPVAVLYALVLVIWFRFDVPKAHRLLFYLLFAVTVTASVQLVGVYLVFASLIIPALGARNYKARPGLAVAYLLGAAGYVLGLVASALFDLPSGAVIVWTLAVMGIVGGYLVRYFPSAKAERPMVASHH from the coding sequence ATGAACTGGGCCGCCCTCGACCTGAGCATACTGGGCCCGGCGCTGGTGGCGGGCCTGCTGGTGGTGGCCACCCATGTGCCGCTGGGCCGCTCCGTACTGAGCCGCGGCATCATCTTCATCGACCTGGCCATAGCCCAGATCGCGGGCCTGGGGGTGATCGCCGCCAACGTCTTCGGTTGGGAGACCGACGGCTGGATGATCCAGGTGGCCGCCGTGTCGGCGGCCATGCTGGGGGCCCTCTTCCTGCACTGGACAGAGAAGCGTTTCCCGGAGATCCAGGAAGCCCTGATCGGGGTGGTGTTCGCCCTGGGCGCCACCATGGGCCTGCTGCTGCTGGCCAACAACCCCCACGGCGGCGAGGAACTCAAGGATCTCCTGGTCGGGCAGATCCTCTGGGTCTCCTTCTCCCAGCTGATCCCGGTGGCCGTGCTCTACGCCCTGGTGCTGGTGATCTGGTTCCGCTTCGACGTACCCAAGGCCCACCGCCTGCTGTTCTACCTGCTGTTCGCGGTGACGGTGACGGCCTCTGTGCAGCTGGTGGGGGTCTACCTGGTGTTTGCCAGCCTCATCATCCCGGCCCTGGGGGCCCGCAACTACAAGGCCAGGCCTGGCCTGGCGGTGGCCTACCTGCTGGGGGCCGCCGGCTATGTGCTGGGGCTGGTGGCTTCGGCCCTGTTCGACCTGCCGTCCGGCGCCGTCATCGTCTGGACCCTGGCGGTGATGGGCATAGTGGGCGGCTACCTGGTGCGCTACTTCCCGTCGGCCAAGGCCGAGAGGCCCATGGTGGCCTCCCACCACTGA
- a CDS encoding TonB-dependent receptor, whose translation MDRKFIVIALSYAIIGMLLGIAMAISQDHGQLVTHAHIMLAGFVVSFVYGLCHKLWLGSPGPMAQVQFYLHQVGVAVLVVGLFLLYGNFVPGEKLEPVLASASLAVLAGMVLMLALVLKAPKGTSS comes from the coding sequence GTGGACAGGAAATTCATCGTCATCGCCCTTAGCTACGCCATCATCGGCATGTTGCTGGGCATCGCCATGGCCATCTCCCAGGACCACGGCCAACTGGTCACCCACGCCCACATCATGCTGGCCGGCTTCGTGGTGTCCTTCGTCTATGGCCTCTGCCACAAGCTCTGGCTGGGTAGCCCAGGCCCCATGGCCCAGGTGCAGTTCTACCTGCACCAGGTCGGAGTGGCGGTGCTGGTGGTGGGCCTTTTCCTTCTTTATGGTAATTTCGTGCCGGGGGAGAAGCTGGAACCCGTGTTGGCCAGCGCCTCCCTGGCCGTGCTCGCGGGCATGGTGCTGATGTTGGCGCTGGTGTTGAAGGCGCCCAAAGGCACCTCAAGCTAG
- a CDS encoding DUF6624 domain-containing protein produces the protein MKFRYLITALFPLGLMAATPDYQAIGDELLAMMAQDQGVMKGEIKGEDKDQMFRRHQARVEEIVAQIGWPTIPLVGKKASQAAWLLVQHADQDKAFQQRMLALMAPLAEKGDIDGANYAYLYDRTHKPQRYGTQGGCQGDSFVPFEMEDPAGVEARRKAVGMMSFKDYADMASRHMCHRKP, from the coding sequence ATGAAATTCCGTTACCTGATCACTGCCCTCTTTCCCCTCGGCCTGATGGCCGCCACCCCGGACTACCAGGCCATAGGCGACGAACTGCTGGCCATGATGGCGCAGGACCAGGGGGTGATGAAGGGGGAGATCAAGGGCGAGGATAAGGACCAGATGTTCCGGCGCCACCAGGCCAGGGTGGAAGAGATAGTGGCGCAAATCGGCTGGCCGACCATTCCCCTGGTGGGGAAAAAGGCCTCCCAGGCCGCCTGGCTGCTGGTGCAGCACGCCGACCAGGACAAGGCCTTCCAGCAGCGGATGCTGGCGCTGATGGCCCCCCTGGCCGAAAAGGGGGACATAGACGGTGCCAACTACGCCTACCTCTATGACCGCACCCACAAGCCCCAGCGCTACGGCACCCAGGGCGGCTGCCAGGGGGACAGCTTCGTGCCCTTCGAGATGGAGGATCCGGCAGGGGTCGAGGCCAGGCGCAAGGCGGTCGGCATGATGAGCTTCAAGGATTACGCGGACATGGCCAGCCGCCACATGTGCCACAGGAAGCCCTGA
- a CDS encoding alpha/beta hydrolase, with protein sequence MKKLLPILALCLLQGCAAHIKESNFIVNDKEPKLLSSQQLAQLEGLRPGLKVEKLDLKRDDGKEARGIWVHQAGSRQVLLYFSGNNMRLAEEADKVLPKLLTLGTDLVWVDHRGLGGSEGPGTLAALMRDADQTYDYVAAHSQKPVVLYGLSLGSFIAGQLALDRPSQGLVLESSATNVDDWVDEVMPWYFKPFTDVKVAASLKGAGNEKVVERYKGPLLVLVGDQDKTTPPELARKLYAESASSQKQLVIAKGRRHGNALADDQALAKVRDFVAALH encoded by the coding sequence ATGAAAAAGCTTCTGCCAATCCTCGCCCTCTGCCTGCTCCAAGGCTGCGCCGCCCATATCAAGGAATCCAACTTCATCGTCAACGACAAGGAGCCCAAGCTGCTCTCCAGCCAGCAGCTGGCTCAGCTGGAAGGGCTCAGGCCGGGCCTGAAGGTGGAAAAGCTGGACCTCAAACGCGATGACGGCAAGGAAGCTCGTGGCATCTGGGTGCACCAGGCCGGCAGCCGCCAGGTGCTGCTCTACTTCTCCGGCAACAACATGCGCCTGGCCGAGGAGGCCGACAAGGTGCTGCCCAAACTGCTGACGTTGGGTACCGATCTCGTCTGGGTGGACCACAGGGGCCTGGGAGGCAGCGAAGGGCCCGGTACCCTGGCTGCCCTGATGCGCGACGCCGACCAGACCTACGACTATGTCGCTGCTCACAGCCAAAAGCCGGTGGTGCTTTACGGCCTGTCCCTCGGCAGCTTCATCGCCGGCCAGCTGGCCCTGGACAGGCCAAGCCAGGGGCTGGTCCTCGAATCCTCCGCCACCAACGTCGACGACTGGGTGGATGAGGTGATGCCCTGGTACTTCAAGCCCTTCACCGACGTGAAGGTGGCGGCCAGCCTCAAGGGTGCCGGCAACGAGAAGGTGGTCGAGCGCTACAAGGGCCCCTTGCTGGTGCTGGTGGGGGATCAAGACAAGACCACGCCTCCCGAACTGGCCCGTAAGCTCTACGCCGAAAGTGCCTCGAGCCAGAAACAGCTGGTGATCGCCAAGGGCCGCCGCCACGGCAACGCCCTGGCGGACGACCAGGCCCTGGCCAAGGTCAGGGATTTCGTGGCCGCGCTGCACTGA